From the genome of Amyelois transitella isolate CPQ chromosome 29, ilAmyTran1.1, whole genome shotgun sequence:
actaaagtCACGTTTAAACCCATTTTGGAAAgacaaaaatactgaaagtccacattcagctgtttggcttaatgatagaaatgaaattcaaaaagtgataagttgctagcccatcgcccaaaaacgaatcccaagtttataagggttagtcgccttttacgacatccatgggaaagaaaaaacaaaagtaaaaatcaGGCAAAATTAATATCAGGTAAATGACAGTAAACTATAATTGAATCTTTGAATGTATTTATTggttcattttaatttcttggtGAAAGGAACTTCACAAGTAAAGTCCACCAAGTCCGCCATATCCACCGATTCCGGCACGACCACCGAATCCACCGATTCCACCAAGACCAAGACCAAGTCCAGCAGCTGGCAGGAGGGAGGCAGAGCCAGTCTCGCTGATGATGCCGATGTTGCCGTTACCGCAGCCGCAAGAGGCAGCTCCTGAACCACCAGACGCTAGGGCTCCTTCGAAGGCCACAGCGCTCAAGAACGGCAGCTGACCGCTGATCAGCAGAGCGCCTTCGATCGCGTTGTCTGACACCACGTTGAGGCCGGCTGGGACGACGGGGCCCATGCTGGAGATCGGCAAGACTCCTCCGGCAGACAGGAGGCTGAGGTCGAGGAAAGCTGGGCTCGCCACACCGATGTTGCCGAAACCAAGACCAGCACCCAAGCCGAGACCGGTATTCAAGCCCAATCCGGTGTTCAAGCCCAATCCACTGGCCAAGCCAAGTCCGCTGCCGACACCAAGACCAATGCCGTTGTTTATGCCGACCGCGCTGCCCAGGCCGAGACCGCCAGCATAGCCGAGACTGTTGGATGATCCACTGTTGACCACAACATTGTTATCTACCACTGAGTTTCCACTGATGTATTGGGCAAAAGCCGCCTGGATCAGGAGGGCTACAGCCAAGAATGCGAAGGTAGCTTTGGATGCCATGTCGACTGATTTTCTAAGAATGCTTACTCAACAAAATGCATGAAGTATTTATACGGCTATATTTTATCAGTTTTGTCATAAAGACCTATATTGCGTGTGCTTATGTCTGATAGCTAAACGTATTATAGTTCACGTTTACTTGCATATATTATCACTTCGCAAAGGTGTTGAATTTCTATTGTTATTATGATAAAAGCTATGCACAATAAACtatgtaatgaaaatatttcatgataactaaaaatagtatATAAGAAATGCTGATAGTTCTAATGCCATCAGTGAGAGAACATCTTTCGAAGTAAAACATGTCCACTTTTGCTTTCTTGTTGTTGTGCATCCAGGCTTGCCTCAttcaggtaatttttttcctttatatttcaACCAAAAACTTTTATCGAATTCAACCAACAAAACTGTTTTCTTGATGCCGATTCTTAACTTTCTAACTCATGTTATAACTCGTCTTCAGTTTAACTGTTGGTGTTAGATATATTACCTATctccaatttttattttatttcagcaaGCCTACAGCCAGATTCTTGGCCTCAACAGCTATGGACCATCCTACGGCGCTGTGGGTTACGGCGGATCTGAAGTGACTGCCATCGAGGTAGACACATTTGGTGCCGGCGGATACGGATATAACGGCGGATTGGCTGGAATTGGCGGCTTGGGAGTTGGCAACTTGGGTCTGGCTGGCATCAACAACTTAGGACTGGCTGGTGGCTTAGGAGTAGCTGGCGTTAACAACCTAGGACTTGGCATCAACTCTGGACTTGGACTTGGCCTGAACTCCGGTCTCGGTTTGGGAGTTGGCAATGTCGGAATTGGCGGACTTGGCGTTGGCTCGGTCGGCCTTGCCGGCGTCGGCGCTGGCTACGGCGGTGTGGGTAACGGCGCTCTCGCCGTCGCTGGAGAGCTGCCAGTCTCTGGCACCACCATCGTCAATGGCGCCGTGCCAGTGCTTGGCGCTGTGACCTTCGGGGGCAGCGTGCCAGCTGCTGGCGCCGTCTCCATCTCTGGCAACTGCGGATGCGGAGGTGTCCCATATGGAACCTTCTAAATAAACCCTAGTTGATTAAGTTCGAAATGATTAAATGAATTACAAATCACGAATATCTTTACAGaaaatgtgttttataaatattcaccCCATTTTCTTCATGACCAAAAAACTGGCTGTGTATGATGATAATAACAGatgaaaatgagaaaaatttGTATCGTTTGAGTAATAATGACTAAGCTTTGAGACTTCAAATCAAGGTCATGTCGTTCCGATAACAGGTAGATTCTTCCCATGCGCTTCGCTTCGCTCGTATAAGCGGTACACTCCCCAGTCCCAGATAAAAAAGGAATGTTTTCAATTGAACTGGAATCAACTTTAAGTATGTTATGGGGTAGGTGACAAGCGCTACCTTGATGAAACGATCTTCTCCCAGGCTTGCATCAGAGAGGCATTCTGGTTCCGGCAAAAAAACAATGGTTCATCCATGCACCCATTCAATGGCACGTCATCAAATCTCATAACACGTGGAATGgctatgatacatacatacatatggtcacgtctatatcccttgcggggtagacagagccaacagttttgaaaagactaaatggccacgtttacctatttgtcttaatgatagaattgagattcataaagacaggttgctagcccatcgcataaaaaaaagcctatcctttagtcgccttttacgacatccatgggaaatagatggagtggttctattcttttttccattggtgaacgggaaccacaaggcatagCTTTATTATATCTGTGTTAACACCGTAgatacaatttacatacatgaCAGACCGTAAAAGTGGACAATGGTAAATACTTGAAAAATTGttcatttttgtttctaaaatCGTATCATCGGTAAATTGGAATAAACAGAAAATGTACGTGCAACTAAGCTagggtttttaaatttttatttatccgccattttgtaaagGTTAAGTGGTAAAGAAcgtttttaacattaaattcaCCTGCTGCTGTAATGatagttgtaggtacatacatacataccatcacgcctgtttcccattggggtaggcagcgaCTATGGAAtaccacttgctacgatcctcacagacctctcccgcttcctctacactcattactcttttcatgcatattcgacgattacgggtactcctaacatctccctttttcaagacattcgaaatttgttCCTTGAAAGTTCGACGAGGCTGGCCCTGTCCCACTTTTACAGTTAGCTCTGCCTTATAAATTCCTTAATAGTTGATAGTCGTAAgtcatgaaaaaataaatgaacaataATTCCTGGATGCTCAACAGAAACGGAAACGAAAATGATTAAAGTCCTGGTAAAGATACCAGGACTTTAATCATTCCAAAATTAGCATTTCTTGATAATCATCAGGTCTCACACTACGAGTACCTACTGATTAGAATtctcaatttcatttcatgttTCTGGGTGCCAAGTACTTCCTGACACTtcaaaatagaaccactctatatctttcatcttggatggcgtaaaacgcgactaagggttaggattataaattgggattcttcttgggCTAGCTGGGCTGTGAAcctattacaattttaatctcaattctatcataaagtcatgctgaatgtggcctttcagtcttttcaggactgttggctctatctacctcgcaaggaatatagacgtgtctgatatgtatgtaaacatgtattttttcatGTGGTTGAATGATgactaagaaataataaaaatacgtttGATTCTTTAGGATAAGTTTAATTTGTtcgttttcatattttatgagCGGAAATTTACAGGTAAAGTCCTGCACGGCCACCCAGTCCTCCGAGTCCTCCGATTCCACCGATAGCTCCAATACCATTGATACCACCGATACCCAGACCTAGACCACCGGCAGCTGGCAGGAGGGAGGCAGATCCAGTCTCGCTGATGATGCCAATGTTGCCGTTACCGCAGCCGCAAGAGGCAGCTCCTGAACCACCAGACGCTAGGGCTCCTTCGAAGGCCACAGCGCTCAAGAACGGCAGCTGACCGCTGATCAGCAGAGCGCCTTCGATCGCGTTGTCTGACACCACGTTGAGGCCGGCTGGGACGACGGGGCCCATGCTGGAGATCGGCAAGACTCCTCCGGCAGACAGGAGGCTGAGGTCGAGGAAAGCTGGGCTCGCCACACCGATGTTGCCAAGACCCAGTCCGAGACCGGTGTTCAAGCCCAATCCGGTGTTCAAGCCCAATCCACTGGCCAAGCCAAGTCCGCTGCCGACACCAAGACCAATGCCGTTGTTTATGCCGACCGCGCTGCCCAGGCCGAGACCGCCAGCATAGCCGAGACTGTTGGATGATCCACTGTTGACCACAACATTGTTATCTACCACTGAGTTTCCACTGATGTATTGGGCAAAAGCCGCCTGGATCAGGAGGGCTACGGCCAAGAATGCAAAGGTAGCTTTGGATGCCATGTTGACTGGTTCACAAATAATGCTTCCTCAACAAAATTTACGAACTATTTATACCGATATCTTTATCAGTTTTGTCATAAAGACCTACATTGCGTGCGCTTGCACTTGATAGCAAAATGCATCGTTATGTAGACACGTTTCGTAAATTGCTATTAtttgataatgataaaaagaaactttGCAATAGATATAAcacttatgaaaatattttttgattaaacGCTGTATAAAAGGGTAATGTTTATTGAATTGACATTAGTTTTGGAACAAATTTCACAGTAAACATGTCCACTTTTGCTTTCTTGTTGCTCTGCATCCAGGCATGCCTCATCCAggtaaaatctttataattacTCTAAAGTCCTTTTCTTGTCAAGTCTTATGTCTCTCAaggattttatcaaaatcaaaaccAAATTCATCCAACTAAATCTCCATCGCCTTCCGCTCCATGATTTCTAtaactcaaaaaatattttactttcagCAAGCCTACAGCCAAATTTATGGCCTCAACAGCTATGGACCATCCTACGGCGCTGTGGGTTACGGCGGATCTGAAGTGACTGCCGTCGAGGTAGACACATTTGGTGCCGGCGGATACGGATACAACGGCGGCTTGGCTGGAATTGGCGGCTTGGGAGTTGGCAACTTGGGTCTGGCTGGCATCAACAACTTAGGACTGGCTGGTGGCTTAGGAGTAGCTGGCGTTAACAACCTAGGACTTGGTCTTGGCTTGAACTCTGGTCTTGGTTTGGGAGTTGGCAATGTCGGAATTGGCGGACTTGGCGTTGGCTCGGTCGGTCTTGCCGGCGTCGGCGCTGGCTACGGCGGTGTGGGTAACGGCGCTCTCGCCGTCGCTGGAGAACTGCCAGTCTCTGGCACCACCGTCGTCACTGGCGCCGTGCCAGTGCTTGGCGCTGTGACCTTCGGTGGCAGCGTGCCAGCTGCTGGCGCCGTCTCCATCTCTGGCAACTGCGGTTGCGGTGGTGTTCCCTATGGAAGTTTCTAAACGTGTAAAACAATTAGGCATCACgaaattctttaataaataacagtaTAATTGccatttaaaacttaatattattaatgatcCTTTCCCGATTTCACCCTCATCCTAATTTCGTTATAACTTTTCTTGTTTTCTTTGGTACTTTGCAAGGGAACCGAATATTTTATTGGATCattttacacatattttgtcacgatgtttttcctcacagTAATAGTATTACTCCATTACACTCCATTTGCACTCAAACCAGTGTACATAAgtcagaaaagagtcatttgTACATGGatgaggtaggatttgaacctgtgtacattttcttatttttcttgaatttTGCGATAgtcaaagccaacagtcttgaaaagactgataagctatttaagctatttagctttaagatagaattgagattcaagtagtgacaggttgctagcccatcgcctacgagaAGAATTCTTCAccgtcaccttttacgacatccatgggaaagagaaagagtgattctattatttttctattggtgctgggaaccacacggcacttgatagttttgttcaaaataattttagtcaTCATATGAGATTAGTATGATTAGTTAACGAAAGTTATTATGAAAACAATTTGAGTAGATCATGATGATTGCACTACGAGAAAGTGCGACATACCTACGTCACATGCtatcagccaatcacagcaAAGCACGCTATGTCGTCAGCCAATAGCAGTGAAGTCTCTAAATTGTACAAGCAAAGTTACTATGGATTGGAATTTAGTTAAAAACGACAGAAAATTCCCAGTTGTCACCTCAGGATGCTTAAGGAAATTACTGGGAATAATCGACAAAGCCTAGCCTGCCAGAAGATCTGCCCTTTAATGACGGTCGGACCAAAATCATCACTTctactgtaatttttttatacatacatacatatggtcacgtctatatctcttgcggagtagacagagccaaaagttttgaaaagtctgaatggccacgttcagctatttggcttaatgatagaattgagattcaaatagtgacaggttgctaatccatcgcctaaaaaagaatcccaagtttgtaagcctattccttagacgccttttacgacatccatgggaaagagatggagtggtcctgtttttttataatattgcaaaattaagtagctatttaatttttatttatcctaTATAATTAATCCATATTTCTGATAATTTGATGCAAAGAGTAGCTTTTTACCACAATCAGCTACACGCAtgtagattttattaaaaactagctgttgcccgtgaCTTAAGTACTtcgcgtaaatttcgaatttttccgcgtatacttatttgcaggcaaactcatgccttgagttcattcaaatgacgttaccttttttttagtgtaccgattttgatgaaactaactttaaatgtttttctgagttaaaagaggcaattggtgaaagttttaagtaaatcggttcagtacctTCGGAGATAAgtgtgatcatacatacagaccgacagacaaaaaaataaaaaaaatatttgcattctattattcattctaaatgtcatcctctatccatttcagtcaaaaatactaaacgtacagaaaaaatatttttactattttaattcatGTATAGATTTCTTCCTTTAGGTGATCTTTCTTTTCCCACGTTATTacgcaacctttacaggggGCCCTaaccagttgcctgaatgtgcaattttcttcacgatattttccctcaccgtaagagcgtcGGTTGGTATTAAAACTAATGCTCACAACtttcaaaaatagtcattgatacATAGCCGAGGTGGGACTTGAATCTGTGCACCTTACTGGTTACACCTATGACGCTTCTGACcgaaatgtgttttttttttaaagttaatgttttttgtgggcaaaaatatatatgataaGTTTTCTAAATTTAAGTGTCGGAATATTAGCGGTGATGGgtacctgctatttgatacagatagACCGATATGACTGTGTTGTCTTTAACTAATTAATCTTCACTATAACATTGAAGCGGTATTCCAGTCATCATCTGCCTCTTGACCTAAGACCCGATTGGTCTAACGTATGATCCGGTTCTAACAATGTACCTAAAATGGTAAGTCAGTTTTTAGGGAGAACCTGACCCAGCATCATGGTTGTGTTATGCAGTTGCAGATTCCCTAGAGATGTTTCCCCCCAatagtcaagagtacccgaaaccgccgagcttgcatgaagagagttatgaatggggatgaagcgaaggaagtgtgcagagatcgtggcaagtggaaaaatgtagtctctacctacccctccgggaaagaggcgtgattttatgtatgtatgtatgtttcctcCCCAtagtaagagcatcggttatcaatcaaactaatatacatagaaAGTGTCATCGTATGAACATACGTCACGAACATTGTACATCGGAAACGTGATTTGAGTTGGGAAATTAACGTAATGGcgcaaaaaagaaataacataataactgctcaattttttttaataaagtttaatttttgtattcattCAAAGTTTCGAATTTGACTGAGACTTAGAAGGTTCCGTAGGGTACACCGCCGCATCCACAGTTGCCAGAGATGGAGACGGCGCCAGCAGCTGGCAGGCTACCGCTGAAGGTCACAGCGCCAAGCACTGGCACGGCGCCATTGACGATGGTGGTGCCAGAGACTGGCAGCTCTCCAGCGACGGCGAGAGCGCCGTTACCCACACCGCCGTAGCCAGCGCCGACGCCGGCAAGACCGACCGAGCCAACGCCAAGTCCGCCAATTCCAACATTGCCAATACCCAAACCGAGACCGGAGTTTAATCCGAGACCAAGTCCAGAGTTGATGCCCACTCCAGCCAATCCCAAGCCACCAGCTCCAGCCAGTCCTATGTTATTGATGCCAGCCAATCCTAAATTGTTAATGCCAGCCAATCCCAAGTTGCCAACTCCCAAGCCTCCAATTCCCAAGCCACCGTTGTAGCCAACCGCGCCGCCGCCGAATGTGTCGACCTCAATGGCAGTAACATCTACTTCGCCGTAACCCGCAGCGCCGTATGAAGGTCGGAGGCCATATATTTGGCTGTAGGCttgctgaaaataaaatgtttttattaatatctttgTGGTacatagtaatttatttaaaagtagactttaatattagtagatttttatactaaataaaaaatgatctTTTTGCTCATGGCAATGGTTTAGGTTGCAATCTCACCCCTCTGGAGAAGAGAATAGGGTGCGCCTTTTGACTCTATTCCAGGATTGGCTTAaataagatgtttttttttcaagaagcAACCGGTCCGGTCTCAGCAACTTTTGCAAGGaaactaacccatattggGCATATAGTAAGAAGTCATCTAGTTAGCAGAGTTGCTGGTAAAATCAATGATGAATTTATCAGCTAGtatcatttatttctataagCCCCAAAACATAATCCACAGGTTAAATTACATGCCGTTTGAGGGTTTCAGccagtacttatattaatttaaaaaaaaatacctgaaTGAGGCAAGCCTGGATGCAAAGAAGTAAGAATGCAAAAGTGGACATGTTGTATCGGAGGAACTTTCCAAAATGATATTAAGTGTCCAAAACtcgtttattttatactgGTTAACAAtcatgaaatatttacaaaagcgTTGTTGTTAAATTGTTATCGAATTAAACAATAGATTCACCAACTTACCTAGATGATAAAATATACGCGTGAAACGTGAATAATGATACCTTTTTGTTATCAATAGACCACGCAATGTAGGTCTCCATGACAAAATTGATTACGTGAAGTggtataaataatgaatacacATCATGTTGTAAGCATTAAAGTGAGACAGTTCAGCAACATGGCATCCAAAGCTACCTTCGCATTCTTGGCCGTAGCCCTCCTGATCCAGGCGGCTTTTGCCCAATACATCAGTGGAAACTCAGTGGTAGATAACAATGTTGTGGTCAACAGCGGATCATCCAACAGTCTCGGCTATGCTGGCGGTCTCGGCCAGGGCAGCGCGGTCGGCATAAACAACGGCATTGGTCTTGGTGTCGGCAGCGGACTTGGCTTGGCCAGTGGATTGGGCTTGAACACCGGATTGGGCTTGAACACCGGTCTCGGACTGGGTCTTGGCAACATCGGTGTGGCGAGCCCAGCTTTCCTCGACCTCAGCCTCCTGTCTGCCGGAGGAGTCTTGCCGATCTCCAGCATGGGCCCCGTCGTCCCAGCCGGCCTCAACGTGGTGTCAGACAACGCGATCGAAGGCGCTCTGCTGATCAGCGGTCAGCTGCCGTTCTTGAGCGCTGTGGCCTTCGAAGGAGCCCTAGCGTCTGGTGGTTCAGGAGCTGCCTCTTGCGGCTGCGGTAACGGCAACATTGGCATCATCAGCGAGACTGGCTCTGCCTCCCTCCTGCCAGCTGCCGGTGGTCTTGGTCTTGGTATCGGTGGTATCAATGGTATTGGAGCTATCGGTGGAATCGGAGGACTCGGTGGACTGGGTGGCCGTGCAGGACTTTAcctgtaaatttaaatttccgctcataaaatatgaaacaaaaatatgaaaacaaacGAATTAAACTTATTGTAAAGAatcaaacttatttttattatttcttagtcATACTTCAACcatgtgaataaaataatagagaaTTCTGATCAGTATCATTTTGATCTAGTAACAGAAAGAGATGCATGAATTTGGGATTAATTGATTTCTGTAATTTATGTCTGGAGTACGTCATTCTGAACGGAGTACGTCGTCTGTTGAGGAGCCCTGGCTcgcttgaaagactgaatggccacgttcagctatttggctttatgatagaattgagattcaaatagtgacaggttgctagactaaaaaagaatcccaagtttgtaagcttatccctttgtcgcattttacgacatccatgggatagagatggagtggtcctattcttttttgttttggtgccgggaaccacacggcactaggaCTGATTGATTTCTGTAATTTATGTCCGGAGTACGTCATTTCTGTTGAGGAGCACTGGCTcgcttgaaagactgataggagtgataggccacgttcagctgttaggcttaatgataaagttgagattcaaatagtgacaggttactaacccatcgcctaaaaggagaatctcaagtatataaGATAAGCCTTCCCACTCGTACCTTTCAATTCGTACTCTCCTTGTtaatttgcttagtcaacctttCATTTAACCTCTCCACATGGCCAAACCATCTTAGCATACTATTCTTCTTATTATATCTTCCTTTCTATCatccattcattcattcatatagtcacgtctatatcccttgcggggtagacagagccaaaagtcatGAAGAGACtagtaggccacgttcagctgttcgattttatgatagaattgagactcaaatagtgacaggttgctagcccatcgcctaacacgAGAATCCcagtcctattctcttttgtattggtgccgggaaccacacggcaccaatacaaaaaagttaattccttttttaattatagacCTAACGTGCCGAGAGGACTCTCTGAAACTAACAGAAAACTGTTTTCGTGAGATAATCTATACCGCATATTTGAAGTAATGGCAACCGACTGTCACACTATTGGTAAGGGTGTGTGCGTGGGACTTAATATATACAGTAAGGCGGCACATTATAGGTGCTTCATTTTGCCGTATAGTAAAActccgtccgcctttttttccacgtctatatttttcttacgtCGCTAAGGTCTCGCTCTCCTAAAATGTCTGCGCCATGACATTCTGTCAAGATATGTCGGGTCGGGtagaacattttttattatgagacTGGTTTAACTTGTATATCACGTGAAGGGCGCTCCTGCCTCTCCTTTCCTGTCTCAAAGGTTCTTCCATGATATCtctaaattacaaaacaaacggGAAAAGAACGGACCAATTTGAGTACAAAATTGCAtacaaaagctagtattatattttaatgaattcttttattaataaacatccaaggcccAGTCTAGGCAATGCTTATTACTGAGGTCATATTCCAAAAGCATATCACTGAGCCAGGACTTGATATGGCATTCACATATTGCTACCGATGTTATTCTCATAATATCTTTCTTGTCTTCTCTATAGCAGTAAAGcagataggaccactccatctcgtttccgtggatatcgtaaaaggcgactaagggataggcttatagacttgggattcttcttttaggcgataggcttgcATGCTTGcaaatctgtcactatttgaatttcaattctatcgttaagccaagtagctcaacgtggcctatcagtcttttcaagactgttggctctgtctaccccgcaagggatatagacgtgattatgtatgtattatctaCCATATTTGCAGttaattaatgacaaagaaaCAAGGCggatttttagaaaaatgaattaaatccaatttttgtaaaacaatgtttgttctaattttatttaatcgttTTGTTCAGTTAGAAGCTTAGAAGGTTCCGTATGGAACACCACCGCATCCGCAGTTGCCGGAGATGGAGACGGCGCCAGCAGCTGGCACGTTGCCACTGAAACCAACAGCTCCAAGCACTGGCACGGCGCCAGTGACGATGGTGGTGCCAGAGACTGGCAGCTCTCCAGCGACGGCGAGAGCGCCGTTACCCACACCGCCGTAGCCAGCGCCGACGCCGGCAAGACCGACCGAGCCAACGCCAAGTCCGCCAATTCCGACATTGCCAATACCCAAACCGAGACCGGAGTTCAAGCCAAGACCAAGTCCAGAGTTGATGCCCACTCCAGCCAATCCCAAGCCGCCAGCTCCAGCCAGTCCTATGTTGTTGATACCAGCCAGGCCCAAGTTGTTGATGCCAGCCAATCCCAAGTTGCCAACTCCCAAGCCTCCAATTCCCAAGCCACCGTTGTAGCCAACCGCGCCGCCGCCGAATGTGTCGACCTCAATGGCAGTAACATCTACTTCGCCGTAACCCGCAGCGCCGTATGAAGGTCGGAGGCCATAAATTTGGCTGTAGGCttgctgaaaaaaaattaaatttataagtatctTTGTGGTACAtagtaatttcttttaaaagtagactttaaaatactaaataaaaaatgatctTTTTGCTCATGGCAATGGTTTAGGTTGCAATCTCACCCCTCTGGAGAAGAGAATAGGGTGGTTTTGACTATAATCCAGTTTTTGATTCAAGAAGCAACCGGTCCGGTCTCAGCAACTTTTGCAAGGGAACTAACCCATATTGGGCATATAGTAAGAAGTCATCTAGTTAGTAGAGTTGCTGGTAAAATCAATGATGAATTCATCAGCTAGTGGGCTATTTCTATAAGCCCGAAAATATAATCTACAGGTTAAATTACATGCCGTTTGAGGTTTTCAGccagtacttatattaattaaaaaaaaaaatacctgaaTGAGGCAAGCCTGGATGCAAAGAAGTAAGAATGCAAAAGTGGACATGTTGTATCGGAGGAACTTTCCAAAATGATATTAAATGTCCAAAACtcgtttattttatactgGCTAACAAtcatgaaatatttacaaaagcgTTGTTGTTAAATTGTGTATGGTGTTATCGAATTAAACAATAGATTCACCAACTTACCTAGATGATAAAATATACGCGTGAAACGTGAATAATGATACCTTTTCTTTATCAATAGACCACGCAATGTAGGTCTCTATGACAAAATTGATTACGTGAAGTGGTATAAATAATGATACACATCATGTTGTAAGCATTCAAGTGAGACAGTTCAGCAACATGGCATTCAAAGCTACCTTCGCATTCTTGGCCGTAGCCCTTCTGATCCAGGCGGCTTTTGCCCAATACATCAGTGGA
Proteins encoded in this window:
- the LOC132903727 gene encoding chorion class B protein PC10-like; translated protein: MASKATFAFLAVALLIQAAFAQYISGNSVVDNNVVVNSGSSNSLGYAGGLGLGSAVGINNGIGLGVGSGLGLASGLGLNTGLGLNTGLGLGAGLGFGNIGVASPAFLDLSLLSAGGVLPISSMGPVVPAGLNVVSDNAIEGALLISGQLPFLSAVAFEGALASGGSGAASCGCGNGNIGIISETGSASLLPAAGLGLGLGGIGGFGGRAGIGGYGGLGGLYL
- the LOC132903728 gene encoding chorion class A protein Ld5-like, whose translation is MSTFAFLLLCIQACLIQQAYSQILGLNSYGPSYGAVGYGGSEVTAIEVDTFGAGGYGYNGGLAGIGGLGVGNLGLAGINNLGLAGGLGVAGVNNLGLGINSGLGLGLNSGLGLGVGNVGIGGLGVGSVGLAGVGAGYGGVGNGALAVAGELPVSGTTIVNGAVPVLGAVTFGGSVPAAGAVSISGNCGCGGVPYGTF
- the LOC106130870 gene encoding chorion class B protein PC10, which codes for MASKATFAFLAVALLIQAAFAQYISGNSVVDNNVVVNSGSSNSLGYAGGLGLGSAVGINNGIGLGVGSGLGLASGLGLNTGLGLNTGLGLGLGNIGVASPAFLDLSLLSAGGVLPISSMGPVVPAGLNVVSDNAIEGALLISGQLPFLSAVAFEGALASGGSGAASCGCGNGNIGIISETGSASLLPAAGGLGLGIGGINGIGAIGGIGGLGGLGGRAGLYL
- the LOC106130878 gene encoding chorion class CA protein ERA.1-like, producing the protein MSTFAFLLLCIQACLIQQAYSQIYGLNSYGPSYGAVGYGGCAGYGGVGNGALAVAGELPVSGTTVVTGAVPVLGAVTFGGSVPAAGAVSISGNCGCGGVPYGSF
- the LOC132903729 gene encoding chorion class CA protein ERA.3-like → MSTFAFLLLCIQACLIQQAYSQIYGLRPSYGAAGYGEVDVTAIEVDTFGGGAVGYNGGLGIGGLGVGNLGLAGINNLGLAGINNIGLAGAGGLGLAGVGINSGLGLGLNSGLGLGIGNVGIGGLGVGSVGLAGVGAGYGGVGNGALAVAGELPVSGTTIVNGAVPVLGAVTFSGSLPAAGAVSISGNCGCGGVPYGTF
- the LOC106130888 gene encoding chorion class B protein PC10-like → MASKATFAFLAVALLIQAAFAQYISGNSVVDNNVVVNSGSSNSLGYAGGLGQGSAVGINNGIGLGVGSGLGLASGLGLNTGLGLNTGLGLGLGNIGVASPAFLDLSLLSAGGVLPISSMGPVVPAGLNVVSDNAIEGALLISGQLPFLSAVAFEGALASGGSGAASCGCGNGNIGIISETGSASLLPAAGGLGLGIGGINGIGAIGGIGGLGGLGGRAGLYL
- the LOC106130897 gene encoding chorion class CA protein ERA.3-like; protein product: MSTFAFLLLCIQACLIQQAYSQIYGLRPSYGAAGYGEVDVTAIEVDTFGGGAVGYNGGLGIGGLGVGNLGLAGINNLGLAGINNIGLAGAGGLGLAGVGINSGLGLGLNSGLGLGIGNVGIGGLGVGSVGLAGVGAGYGGVGNGALAVAGELPVSGTTIVTGAVPVLGAVGFSGNVPAAGAVSISGNCGCGGVPYGTF